The Bartonella sp. HY328 genome contains the following window.
AAGCAAGCTCACCTGCCAATTTTGAAATACCCGGCCTAAAGCCGATTGGCGCAAATTGGCAGACCTTGCAAATTGATTCAGAGTTAGAACACGGCCATGTCAGCGAGTTAAACTTACGCATTGATCAACTTGCAATGCATAATTTTGATGACAATCGACAAGAGTTAAGTCTTTTAAAAGCAGATTTTATCCGCCTCTTATCAAAGATGGATAGCGAAGTTATGCATATTGATCTCACTTATGATCAATTAGTCTTGCCACTCTTTATTGATGGCAACATTATAGCTTCGCCAGCTGTCAAAGGTAACGTAATAATAAATCTTAACGAGCCACAACAATTGCTTCAGCCATCAATCGGCCCATGGAGTAATCGCCTACACTCAATGCAAGGCAATATTGAAAATGCGAGCTTAGAATTTGAAGGTGGCGGCGCATTTAGCCTTTCAGGCACTTTCAATTTTTCTCAAGATGGCTATCTTAATGGCAATTTTCAGATTGTTTTTATAAACACAATCGACCTTAGCCAAAAAATGCGTGCTATAATCCCTTCACAATCATCGAATATTAGCAGCTTTTTCTTTGCTCTAAATTCGCTTCCCAAAGATAAAAACGGCAATCCAATTGTTAATTTGCGTGTAAAGAATGGCGAAGTTAGCGCATTGTTTTTAAAATTGGGGCACATTCCACCCGTATAACCGCATATAACATGCTAGGGAAAAAATATAGGGCATTTAACTCTTAAGAGTTAAATGCCCTAAACGCTTGTAAACAACTTTTTATTTAGGCTAGATGATTGAGTGCTCACAAAGATGCTTGCGCGCGTTTTTGTTGTTTTTTGCGACGCCATGGCGCATCAATCAAACAATCTCCTGCCATGATAGAGCCATAAGGAATAACTTCATCCACAATATCGGCAAGGCCGTAATCCTTTATCTGCTGCTTTACCGCAGCCGCATTTTTATAGGCAGATGGCAATTCTGACACATCAGGATGACCTGAGAAAAAGCGTACATCAAGCCCTTTTGTTTCGCGAGCGATAATCTCTTTGAAGTGCTGCTCGCCAAGACTATCTTTATCGACATTAAACTCAGCACAAAGATTACGCACATGACCAGAGCGCGAAAAATTGCGCCCAGCCCCATGAGGTGAAAATCCTAAACCATGATCGGCATTGCTTCCACGCACGATCAAGATTGGTTCTGCCATATTAAGCGGAATAATGGTCAAATCTGTAGCATCATGCGACCACCCCGAAAAAGCAGGTGTTGCGCCTTTGGCGTGATAAAATAAACCATCACTCTTGCGGAAAACAAAATTATGCTCATTCCAAAAACGATCATTGACCTTAACACCGAGTATATCAGCTGCAAGATCGTGAATTGCAAAATGATTTTCTTTGGTCCATTGCCGTATAATCTGCAAGGCAGACCAATATGTATCCCCCTCAACACTATTGGCAG
Protein-coding sequences here:
- a CDS encoding DUF2125 domain-containing protein, producing the protein MNFPDRPKKSCCRPTKKRFWRITGSVVLVVFVLYSIAWYFLSAHVQEIIEERLDASTDRGMIIYCENLHKTGFPLRIGSACDSINYQWPTAGIAISTSGFVASAPIFAPRWRLLQASSPANFEIPGLKPIGANWQTLQIDSELEHGHVSELNLRIDQLAMHNFDDNRQELSLLKADFIRLLSKMDSEVMHIDLTYDQLVLPLFIDGNIIASPAVKGNVIINLNEPQQLLQPSIGPWSNRLHSMQGNIENASLEFEGGGAFSLSGTFNFSQDGYLNGNFQIVFINTIDLSQKMRAIIPSQSSNISSFFFALNSLPKDKNGNPIVNLRVKNGEVSALFLKLGHIPPV